TCTCGTTACAATATTCATGGTGCGATGAATGCAGAAACATTGGAAACAGTAGCTCTATTTAGCGAAGACAATGTTAATGCAGATTCAACCATTGATCTTTTTAACTATTTGGAAAGCGTGTATCCACAAGCTAAAACGATTTATGTGATAGCTGATAATGCGAGGTATCATTACTCAGTCACTGTGCAAGACTGGCTAAAAACGTCTAGGATAAAACTAGTATTCCTACCCGCTTACTCACCGGAGTTAAATTTAATAGAGCGTTTATGGCGAGTGTTCAGAAAGAACGTTCTATATAATCGCTACTATGAGAAATATAATACATTTAAAAAAGCCTGTGAAAATTTCTTCCGAAATCAAGATAAATATTATGAAGAGATTTTTTCAATCATGGGTAATGGATTAGCTGAGTTTGCAGATTAGGTACTCAGTTACACCTAAAAATGATTCGTTATGGGTATAGATAAAGGCTAAAGCTTGACTGCTTATATCCGGGCAAAGCAGACGAAGGCTTAAAAGCAACACCCACTGGTTTGTTTGCACAAGCTACCAGTAGTATGGTTCCACTAATAATGAAGAGAATAAGATAAGTAAGCTTTTTCATTATATATCTTTAGTTGTGCTGTTGTATTACCAATAGATCATTCAAGTTTAATACATCTAGTCACTCACTTTATTAGCTTAGGGGCTGTTAACACTCTACCCTAATACATAAAGCTCTAACCTCAATTAGCCCGACTACCTGAGCGAATAGTATTAACCTAAGCCCGCTACTGAAATCAACTCCTTAAGGTATAAGAGACCACAAAATTAAACAGTTGTTCCATTCTTGCTGATATGGTCATAAACGTGTTACAGATTGGTAAAAAACGGAGGGGAAAGCAGGTTTGCAAACTATTAATCATCAAAACTAGGCAACAGCAGAGTAAAACTCAACCAAATAATAAAAATTCAGCTATTAGCTCGTTTTTTAGGTTTTTTTTCATCTGGTTCTATATGGACGTATCCACCGCTCTGATCCATCCAGATTTCAAACTCTTCAACACTCATCGGTTTGGCAATAAAATAGCCTTGTGCAATATCACAGCCTTCTGCTTTGAGAAATTCATACTGTTCTTGGGTTTCAACCCCTTCGGCAATCACTTCAAAGCCTAAGCTGTGAGCCAGCTGAATAATTGAAGAAGACAAGGCAGCGCTTTTCTTATTATGAGGGACCAACCTTAAAAAGGATCGGTCTAACTTTAACGTACTGAATGGGTATTTCTGTAAATAACTTAATGAAGAATACCCCGTACCAAAATCATCCAGTGACAGTCGAATACCAAGTGAAGATAATTTTAATAAATTATCAACTGACTGGGATCTATTATCAAGCAGCAATCTCTCCGTCACTTCAATTTCTATTGCCGATTTTTTAACACTATATTTTTTTATTTGCTGCGTAAGGCGATCAACAAAATCGGCTTCTTGCAACTCTCTAGCTGAAATATTAAGTGCAATTCTAAACCCTTCCTCCCAGTACAAACTCCACCTAACAACCGTTGCAAATACCATTTCCGTCACCTGATCACCTATACGTACAATCAAGCCATTTTCTTCAGATAAAGGGATAAACCTATCAGGTGGCGTTATTCCCTCCTCTTTATTAAACCATCTAATTAATGCTTCTCCACCTACCACTTTATTCGTTTTCATACATAACAATGGCTGATAATGAATAGTAAACTCATTATCAGATATTGCTTTACGCAATCTTGAACTAATTTCTAAACGCTGCTTAGCCCAAGAGTTCATTTTTGGCTCAAAATATTTATGGCAGTTTCTACCTGCTGCTTTA
The sequence above is drawn from the Spartinivicinus poritis genome and encodes:
- a CDS encoding IS630 family transposase produces the protein SRYNIHGAMNAETLETVALFSEDNVNADSTIDLFNYLESVYPQAKTIYVIADNARYHYSVTVQDWLKTSRIKLVFLPAYSPELNLIERLWRVFRKNVLYNRYYEKYNTFKKACENFFRNQDKYYEEIFSIMGNGLAEFAD